In Octopus bimaculoides isolate UCB-OBI-ISO-001 chromosome 26, ASM119413v2, whole genome shotgun sequence, the DNA window NNNNNNNNNNNNNNNNNNNNNNNNNNNNNNNNNNNNNNNNNNNNNNNNNNNNNNNNNNNNNNNNNNNNNNNNNNNNNNNNNNNNNNNNNNNNNNNNNNNNNNNNNNNNNNNNNNNNNNNNNNNGTTTTAATAAGAAATCTGCACAAAATTCTCCAATATGCCCAATCATAATTATTAATTTGAGaagaccatgtatatatatatatatatatatatatatatatataaagagagagagagagagagagagagagagagagagagagagagagagagtcaattaaaaaacagagaaaaagagaaaggaaaacaaacatgaGGACAtagcacaagaaatgtattagcaaGATACTCAGAGAAGGCAAAGAGTAGTAGTTTTatgtttcaagcatagctcttcttcagaaacagtaAAAATAGGAAAGTCCAATAAGAAGGAGGTAAAAAATACCAACAATCACTTGCttttacatatccatacacatgtgggggtgtgtacatgcacacatatacacatatatttatacaaatacacacacgcacacacatatatgtataaatctatatcttCATGCACACAACAGGTtactttcagcttccatctaccaaatccactcacacggttttggtcagccagaggtTATTGTTGAAAAACTtgaccatttggttgggaagcaaacttcttaccacatgaccaTGTGtgagcctcatcatcatcattatcatcgttatcatcatcatcatcatttaacctcagatttccaagctggcatgggtttgatggtttgagaatatttaaaagcatgtgtgtgtgtgtgtgtatgtgtttcatatAAATGATGTAacatttgtttctcttatttaaAAACTACTCATTGACATCCAACGAAACTTCCATGGAATGATAACAACAGTCATATGCCCATGGTGTGTAAAAGATGTGAGGTTTTGCCCAAGTATAAGCAAACTGTGGCCATTTGCATGATTTTCATGAACATttagggttccagttgtctgATAACCGTGTAATTATGGGTCACAAATGTGACTTAACTGCTTCAGAGAAATCTGTTATTATGTTTGAACTTGCGAAAAGTaaatcaaaattagaaattagaagAGATCACCAAATTGGAAAAGTTTGTTCTAGCACcttgttgttattggcactccgtcgcttacgacgtcgagggttccagttgatctgatcaacggaacagcctgctcatgaaattaacgtgcaagtggctgagcactccacagacacgtgtacccttaatgtagttctcggggatattcagtgtgacacagtgtgacaaggttgaccctttgaattacaggcacaacagaaacaggaagtaagagtgagagaaagctgttgtggaagagtacagcagggttcaccaccatcccctgccggagcctcgtggagcttttaggtgttttcgttcaataaacactcacaacgcctggtctgggaattgaaaccacgatcctatgaccgcgagtccgctgccctaaccactgtgctgTTGCGTCTCCACTGTTCTAGCACCTACCACGATACTTAAAAGAGCCAACAAGGATCAGTCGAGGGCTTTTTCTCAACATTCTCTGTCACAAATTAAACATGAAGCTATAAAGAAGCCAGGTCTTACAAGTGGAGAACTTTCAAGTGCATTGGCATAACACCTGCATCCAGAACTACCTGATGTCATCTCCTGAAAAACGTCTGTAAACCAGTGACATCAATTAAAATGCCtccttttaaaaaatacacatacaaaatcatcTGAAATGGGCAGAAGATAACAAGAAGTTGGGccttttcaaaagttttctttatGGACAATACTCTTGCTACCCTTGATTGACCTGATGGTTGGAGCGAGGGATGGGTTGTAAATGGACGAGATCGTCATCAACACTTGAGACACCAAGGAGGCATCATGATCTGGGCTGGTATTTTTGGAAATATTATGGTTGGTCCTTGGAAAGTGTCTGATAGTGTTAAAATGCTTACATAGCCTTTCTGAGGGATTTACCTTGAACCTTGGTTAAAAACAACAAAGGATCACCTTCAAGGCAACCATAATGTTCATGCAAGTTAATGTGTCCCCACACTCAGCAAAAAAACTACAGAGTATCTGCAACAGTTAGGCTTTGGTGGACCTCAAAAGATAAAGTGGCCTACCTGTTCCTCTGACTGAAACCCAATAGGAAATTAGTGGAGTATTCAAAAACCATGCATTTACAAGAAAGGACACCAATTTAGGCAGGTAATAGTGGATGTATCTTATGGTATGAAATCAGAGGAGATCCAGAAACTAGCATGTTTCATGGActttgtaagggacgaccgtgcgaactcaaaaaggagaaatggtgacgaatggaaaaacagaggactccttttatttaaacgcgtcacacggtcgaacacaaaataatatatcaggtGATGATATACATGATCTGTTATGCAACGATAACAtggatgaccagtaatgaaagaccacaaccgtattagatgaataacagagatatttattgtagcgtcaaagatgtatgtctgtgtgtgagtgtgaatgcgacatataagaacataatcaaagacaggccgtcgtacaaagaaaagtgtgtatgtgagtgatacatgtgtgtgtatgtgaattattacagcaaatagaaagagagtcagtaaATGACACGTGAGCAATCATACCAGTTCTTgggtacacaataatatgaatctgtatgtgaagtgagttggctgagtttggcagagctgatcactagttgtgatgtcgtggcatcgatgccgggccgtgattctNNNNNNNNNNNNNNNNNNNNNNNNNNNNNNNNNNNNNNNNNNNNNNNNNNNNNNNNNNNNNNNNNNNNNNNNNNNNNNNNNNNNNNNNNNNNNNNNNNNNNNNNNNNNNNNNNNNNNNNNNNNNNNNNNNNNNNNNNNNNNNNNNNNNNNNNNNNNNNNNNNNNNNNNNNNNNNNNNNNNNNNNNNNNNNNNNNNNNNNNNNNNNNNNNNNNNNNNNNNNNNNNNNNNNNNNNNNNNNNNNNNNNNNNNNNNNNNNNNNNNNNNNNNNNNNNNNNNNNNNNNNNNNNNNNNNNNNNNNNNNNNNNNNNNNNNNNNNNNNNNNNNNNNNNNNNNNNNNNNNNNNNNNNNNNNNNNNNNNNNNNNNNNNNNNNNNNNNNNNNNNNNNNNNNNNNNNNNNNNNNNNNNNNNNNNNNNNNNNNNNNNNNNNNNNNNNNNNNNNNNNNNNNNNNNNNNNNNNNNNNNNNNNNNNNNNNNNNNNNNNNNNNNNNNNNNNNNNNNNNNNNNNNNNNNNNNNNNNNNNNNNNNNNNNNNNNNNNNNNNNNNNgatagaattttactctatcacgtgaccttattaggggctgtgattggtcagtttgcgttctggcgggaacggttcgaagaagttgccgattcgaataataatcagtcacgtgatgacaaggaatgggttctctactacgcttgcatttatttatatttaaatgagaagaatggtgatagcagttttgtatctaatggcggtaggtagtttcactacaactTGTGCCTTTTCCAACTTATTTGAAACACAGGCTCATGCATCCCTTACTAACCAGCTCATCAATCATTTTTAaatgctgtttgtttgtttatttctatttcttccatgTTTATGACAGTATGTGTTCATTCCAGTGTGTACATCAAACAATTAAGTCGGTATTTTCCTGTTTACACGAGTTTTAATCACACCTCGCTAATAATTTGAAACAGGGAAAGTTTATGTAAAGTGGATCAATGGTTGTGGTTTCTGTGTTATTTTACAGATATTCACACTTTTATCCACCATGTGTATATAACTGTTGCCAACATTCTGTGAAAATCTCACCGAATCCCAatagtttttaaatgaaattgaaaaatgttGCATCATCAATAATTTGAAATGCATAATTCTCTCttttggaatggtgaaacttgaagtagataaagctataaataattttttcaaatttttgccataagggcagcttGGGAGAAATGGGGAggagtcgatcacattgacccccccACCCCTgtgtttaattggtacttatggtttcaaacttaataatggcaaagctattttactaaattcttccttattttcaaaactaattgcaACAAAGACAAAGTTCTGTAAACCAGTGATATCCTCCTTCATACAAAATAACAAGAAGTTGGgcttttcaaaagttttgtttaTGGATGAAACTTGTGCTGCCCTTGATGGCCCTGATGGCCTGAGCGAGGGATAGGTTGTAAATGGACNNNNNNNNNNNNNNNNNNNNNNNNNNNNNNNNNNNNNNNNNNNNNNNNNNNNNNNNNNNNNNNNNNNNNNNNNNNNNNNNNNNNNNNNNNNNNNNNNNNNNNNNNNNNNNNNNNNNNNNNNNNNNNNNNNNNNNNNNNNNNNNNNNNNNNNNNNNNNNNNNNNNNNNNNNNNNNNNNNNNNNNNNNNNNNNNNNNNNNNNNNNNNNNNNNNNNNNNNNNNNNNNNNNNNNNNNNNNNNNNNNNNNNNNNNNNNNNNNNNNNNNNNNNNNNNNNNNNNNNNNNNNNNNNNNNNNNNNNNNNNNNNNNNNNNNNNNNNNNNNNNNNNNNNNNNNNNNNNNNNNNNNNNNNNNNNNNNNNNNNNNNNNNNNNNNNNNNNNNNNNNNNNNNNNNNNNNNNNNNNNNNNNNNNNNNNNNNNNNNNNNNNNNNNNNNNNNNNNNNNNNNNNNNNNNNNNNNNNNNNNNNNNNNNNNNNNNNNNNNNNNNNNNNNNNNNNNNNNNNNNNNNNNNNNNNNNNNNNNNNNNNNNNNNNNNNNNNNNNNNNNNNNNNNNNNNNNNNNNNNNNNNNNNNNNNNNNNNNNNNNNGGGAAAGTGTGAACCCAGTCATTTTGAAGTATGAAATTCACTTCCATAAAACATGTAGCCTGACTCCCTAACATCTCTACATGTTTTCTCTCTAACATTCAGGTTTCtcggtcaaatgtaatgcttattgattcacattggtttgaaataatcatgttttatttcatagcttcaagatttcgatgatgtgatggTTTATTGTTAGAACaagattgtagggtaggtgtgagaggtcagatatggctggtttgaacataaaacagggagaatattggGGCTGGATATGATATGGtcgttttaaatgctaaagggttaaagtaggttaagaaaatatttttacttcattgATTCTCAGAGATTTATCATCAAAATGgagatttatatttgtaatttcttcatcttcataaGTCTTTAGATTAAAATACTTAATATAGCTATCTCCATATGTAGAGAAATAGTCCCATCTCAAATATCTAGTGAAAGACGTTAACGTGTCTTGGATTATTTCTACGGAGAAATTTCGTCCATGTTTTTCAGGAGAAATAATTTTCAACAACCAATTCTTggctgaaataaaaatatagaaaatacgaCTTTTagattttgtgtgtatacatacatatatacatacatacatacatacatatatttgtctgtgttaactacatctcaaagatggagccttgtatctttgttggaaaccagatttatgataattaaagaatagaagagatacacaagcatacatacatacatacatacatacatacatacatacatacaagcattcatacatacaagcatatatacatacttacacatatccatacatagatatatatacatacatcatcatcatcatcatcatcgtttaacgtccgctttccatgctagcatgggttggacgatttgactgaggactggtgaaaccggatggcaacaccaggctccagtctgatacaaacatacacacacacatagaagcatatacatacacacacataaatagattgaAGTAAAAATTACAAAGCAAGAAGAAACCACTGGTAGCTTCCTCTGATAGGCAGCCTCACCATCACAGTTTTCAGTTGCCGTTCTAGCCAGTCTTTTAGTGGTGAACCAAAGTGAGCATTCAtactacacacatgcatttgtgcattatatctaaatatatataaatatatttacacacacacacacacacaaacatatatatccacacacacacatatgtatgtatatatatatataataatattagggacaaaatccaaaattacaggtaaaaactcaattaaaatcaatttataaaaaattaaaattaaattgagttttacagattaaaatatatataaaaatatatagttttcgggaaaagaaccaagtttcaagaactcatcgatgaaaatccactatcacatatagaaaaattaataattaaaagcaaatataataAGATATCATAagatatttatctttatcttatgatatttactttgttttatattatactcatttattgtgcttttaattattaatttttctatatgtgatagtggattttcattgatgagttcttgaaacttggttcttttccctaaaactatatatttatatgtatatatatatacacacacatatatatatatatacatacatatatatttttattaattcataataggATATAAGAACAATCACATTAAAGATGTTTAtcaagtttatattttaaattaataataatatacatatgtatattatgatttatttaatacacacacacacacacacacacacacatatatatatatatatacatacatccacacagacacagacacacacacacacatacacatacacatacacatatagggtatgagaggtattggtatctagaagtcCCAAAGAGTGTCAGGTAAcactaagtaagtgctatggatagaccgtggttaaactcttggttcgataatgGTATGAGTGAGGaatctaatgtgggtcttgtatgagcatgcatatatttatttgacaGAATGAGaacaaatccaaggctgtgatGAGTTATTTCAAAGTATGAGCCGTGGAATCAGTGTTGCTCATTCCATAACTGAACAAGAAATGCTATTGGAACTTAtataccatgtacaggaaacttttttaccacttctatacaccattttccatgaataatggaactgcaactacaatatctttatatatcttatctctattctcattcttttatttaccTCCATATTCCccatctcctccttttccacaaaaatttgaattcaaatattttctcacaccatctctgatgaagggatatccacaatatcgcagaaacagctgtaagactattccatcataaatgtcctgaaaaaacatcacagccttggatttgtcATTCATGTCCATTGAAGTTACCAgctacaaagagaaggtccctgtcattcgtcaatgaggtagtctgcaagagggtgtcataaaatcagtctttctgtccatcCAGTAGCCCCatctgaggggcataggccgagataatggttgctagcCCATGATGAAGGAccaatctaatcttaagtattctattgcatactctgactacctcaattatcttatccacccatttctctgcaagaataCCCATGCCCCCGACCTTgtctgtgttccctgcccagaaaatcttgtacctgtgttctttacCTGTGAGGAACCAAGctgaacctcctctccaccttaatTCTTGGAGTCAGCAGATATTgacacatctccgttcaagcatatatatatatatgtgtgtgtgtgtgtgtgtgtgtatacctgcatatatcaatatgtatatacacacacacacacactcacacaaacataaacttaCCTGGAATTGGATGCaaggcgttcaattaaataataatataaataatatatatatatatatatatatatatcatcatcatcatcatcgtttaacatccgctttccatgctagcatgggttggatgatttgactgagtactggtgaaccggatggctgcaccgggctccaatctgatctggcagagtttctacagctggatgcctttcctaacaccagccactctgagagtgtagtgggtgactttacgtgtcactggcatgagggccagtcaggtggtactggcatacatatatatatatatatatatatatNNNNNNNNNNNNNNNNNNNNNNNNNNNNNNNNNNNNNNNNNNNNNNNNNNNNNNNNNNNNNNNNNNNNNNNNNNNNNNNNNNNNNNNNNNNNNNNNNNNNNNNNNNNNNNNNNNNNNNNNNNNNNNNNNNNNNNNNNNNNNNNNNNNNNNNNNNNNNNNNNNNNNNNNNNNNNNNNNNNNNNNNNNNNNNNNNNNNNNNNNNNNNNNNNNNNNNNNNNNNNNNNNNNNNNNNNNNNNNNNNNNNNNNNNNNNNNNNNNNNNNNNNNNNNNNNNNNNNNNNNNNNNNNNNNNNNNNNNNNNNNNNNNNNNNNNNNNNNNNNNNNNNNNNNNNNNNNNNNNNNNNNNNNNNNNNNNNNNNNNNNNNNNNNNNNNNNNNNNNNNNNNNNNNNNNNNNNNNNNNNNNNNNNNNNNNNNNNNNNNNNNNNNNNNNNNNNNNNNNNNNNNNNNNNNNNNNNNNNNNNNNNNNNNNNNNNNNNNNNNNNNNNNNNNNNNNNNNNNNNNNNNNNNNNNNNNNNNNNNNNNNNNNNNNNNNNNNNNNNNNNNNNNNNNNNNNNNNNNNNNNNNNNNNNNNNNNNNNNNNNNNNNNNNNNNNNNNNNNNNNNNNNNNNNNNNNNNNNNNNNNNNNNNNNNNNNNNNNNNNNNNNNNNNNNNNNNNNNNNNNNNNNNNNNNNNNNNNNNNNNNNNNNNNNNNNNNNNNNNNNNNNNNNNNNNNNNNNNNNNNNNNNNNNNNNNNNNNNNNNNNNNNNNNNNNNNNNNNNNNNNNNNNNNNNNNNNNNNNNNNNNNNNNNNNNNNNNNNNNNNNNNNNNNNNNNNNNNNNNNNNNNNNNNNNNNNNNNNNNNNNNNNNNNNNNNNNNNNNNNNNNNNNNNNNNNNNNNNNNNNNNNNNNNNNNNNNNNNNNNNNNNNNNNNNNNNNNNNNNNNNNNNNNNNNNNNNNNNNNNNNNNNNNNNNNNNNNNNNNNNNNNNNNNNNNNNNNNNNNNNNNNNNNNNNNNNNNNNNNNNNNNNNNNNNNNNNNNNNNNNNNNNNNNNNNNNNNNNNNNNNNNNNNNNNNNNNNNNNNNNNNNNNNNNNNNNNNNNNNNNNNNNNNNNNNNNNNNNNNNNNNNNNNNNNNNNNNNNNNNNNNNNNNNNNNNNNNNNNNNNNNNNNNNNNNNNNNNNNNNNNNNNNNNNNNNNNNNNNNNNNNNNNNNNNNNNNNNNNNNNNNNNNNNNNNNNNNNNNNNNNNNNNNNNNNNNNNNNNNNNNNNNNNNNNNNNNNNNNNNNNNNNNNNNNNNNNNNNNNNNNNNNNNNNNNNNNNNNNNNNNNNNNNNNNNNNNNNNNNNNNNNNNNNNNNNNNNNNNNNNNNNNNNNNNNNNNNNNNNNNNNNNNNNNNNNNNNNNNNNNNNNNNNNNNNNNNNNNNNNNNNNNNNNNNNNNNNNNNNNNNNNNNNNNNNNNNNNNNNNNNNNacaagccttctgtagtttttgcactcttgtttatcttttatatatatatatatatatatatatatttgtatcttatttatgacgaatattattttcgaAATTCTTTTGTAAGCACCGACTAACATTGGAAGCGGTAATGGCCATTaaaaatgttatgtcatgttttgtgtTAAAAAATAATCTTCAGATGTGGTCCAATTTGTTTGTTCATTgctcaaaagttttctccattttctcattatttaaacttgattcctgataaacttttgtttattctgttgttacctgtaTCCTACAAGCACGTTTTGGTGTTAGGTGCATATTTGGTGTTATCGTTGATGGAGTTTCTTCAGGGTCCATTATATACTGTCATTCCATGTTAAGCtgaattcataatttatatatatatatatatagtggttccCCAGCAAGACCACAGCTTTTGAGCTGAAACTGGTTAAAGAGTTAACACAATGACTTTGAAATTTCATATCCGTTAGacacaaaatttattaaatatgtgaCCTTTACATATCTGTTTCCTTGAatttccttaataataattaaaaattttataaatcttGCTTTGAATACTGACAATAGTTGTGACCACAAGAGGGACCACATGTGTTTGATTTCGTTGTCAAATGAAATCTTACCTTTCAGAACTTTACAAGTATATTTCTCTGCATTTGTCCTATGTATGTTAACACAACCATATTCTTCTCCGGTGAGCATCTTTGTCATGACAATctgaaaaatgatttttaaaaatggctTTTAAGTTAATTAGTTTTATGACATGtttaaattaatacaaacagCAACGTTGATTGATGAGGGTGGTCAGGTGGCATTATGccaaggctaaagtatgatagagggacaagcataGGTGTCTTGTTACAAACGGGGATACATGGCTATCACACATTATATTGGTGTGGTTGGAAGGGGCTAAAGGTGAGAGTGGTGCTGTGCCAGGGCAAATTCTTAGTGGACATGAAGGGGAGGATACAGACTGTGGGTTATGGAAGGATAGGAGGGAGTGGGGTCTTGTGTAAGAGGGGAGAATAACATGATGGTCAGAGAGGGGTCTTTCTCTGTcccttcatctttctctctttctctctctctctctctctgtacatatatatatatatatatatatataNNNNNNNNNNNNNNNNNNNNNNNNNNNNNNNNNNNNNNNNNNNNNNNNNNNNNNNNNNNNNNNNNNNNNNNNNNNNNNNNNNNNNNNNNNNNNNNNNNNNNNNNNNNNNNNNNNNNNNNNNNNNNNNNNNNNNNNNNNNNNNNNNNNNNNNNNNNNNNNNNNNNNNNNNNNNNNNNNNNNNNNNNNNNNNNNNNNNNNNNNNNNNNNNNNNNNNNNNNNNNNNNNNNNNNNNNNNNNNNNNNNNNNNNNNNNNNNNNNNNNNNNNNNNNNNNNNNNNNNNNNNNNNNNNNNNNNNNNN includes these proteins:
- the LOC106878198 gene encoding uncharacterized protein LOC106878198; this translates as MTKMLTGEEYGCVNIHRTNAEKYTCKVLKAKNWLLKIISPEKHGRNFSVEIIQDTLTSFTRYLRWDYFSTYGDSYIKYFNLKTYEDEEITNINLHFDDKSLRINEVKIFS